The Acropora muricata isolate sample 2 chromosome 7, ASM3666990v1, whole genome shotgun sequence genomic interval ACTGGACCATTGAAACTTCTTGTCATGGAAGTCAAATGACCAAAAGTTATTCTTGCTATCAAAATATCTGCTAACACGCCCTAAAAGTCATCGGGTAGCTTCAATAAGTGAAATTTCAGTTCTGAATGCTTGGAGACGGTATCTCGAGGATATCTCGCCAGTATTTGGTAACAAACACTTGATCTGGGTCCATCTTCTCACGCATCTTCAGCCAATGATCCATCTTGGGGTACACGCCTTTCAAATATGCCAAACTGAAGGTAGATTTTCCGCATAGTTGACCAGGATGAGGAAGGTACTTTCCCCAATGAAGGCGTGTTCCTGGAATATCAAGCAAAACATCCCAGAAATAGGAGAAGAACTGCCTTTTGTCGCCCCTATTGTAATCCCACCAGTAGGGATCAACGCGCACCATTTTCTGGTTGTAAGACATACTCAACCAAAAGGGTGACTCCTTCGCACCGTAAATCTCGGTTGGCAAGTTGCCACAGGCTTGCTGGTTCTTGAACAGATCCTGAAGTTTATCCATCACGGTTTGGCATTGATCAATTGGAATCCAAATTTCTGTGAAATCTATTCTTAGGACGGTGTCCGTGTGATTCTCATTGTCCATGGGCAGGGCTTTAAACCATTTGTCGCGGAATTGCTGCACATTTTCAAGGGGCACGAAGCTTTTCACGATGGCTCCAATAATGTCATAGTCTGTTTCTGTTGGATGTTTCTCCTGGAGTAGACAATTGCAGATTGCCAGAGCGATTGCAGCCATTCCAGCAGAGAGGATATTGCTCACAATTGACTTATAATGAATGATCTCACCTCTGGAGGTCCTCTTACCAATCCACTGTTGAACGCGTCGCACTTTCTTCTGTGGAAACCAGTTAACTCGCACGTATTCGTACTTCTCAAGACTTTCTTTCAGTTTGGTGTTTCCATCTTTGTTTGGTCCAAGCATAGAGTCGGCAAAGTCGAATACTTCCTCAGATCCTTCAACAAGGTTCATCCTAGGTAGGCGAAACGAAACGTGGGTTATGACACCAAACAAACCCATCGATACACCAACTGCTGCCCAAAGATCTGTTCCAGGTTTGGCAACTTGTAGCTTACCGTTGCCATCCACGAACTCGATCTCGCGAATCACATCGCAAAAGCTATGTTTCAAGCTTCCACCTGCAGAACCAGTGGATATGAAGCCGCCAACAGATTGTTGGATGATGCCTCCCAGTTCAGGGAAACCAAACCCGTGAAACGCCACTTGATAACACGCTGAGTTTTCCAAGGTTGAAGTTGGATCCATGGGATCTTTACCTAGATAGCACCCCGCACCTATGCGACAATATAGCCACTTCTTGTATTTAATTCCTTCTGATTCCCATTGAATTCGCTGTATTTCCACTTTGCGCAGGTCGCCCATCAATTGTAAGGTGACACCATCTTCAGGGAAAATAGCGGCGCTTGCGGAATGCTGTGCTCCAGCCACTCGCaaggttttcttttcctttttcgcTGTTAAAATTGCTTgaattatttcatctactgtCGTCACTGGCGTAAGAGTCGGCTTATCTGGCCAACACGAGAAATCAGAatgaactttcattttcaattcatCTTTGATCATATGCACTAATGGAGATTGTTCTGAATCATCGTCTGTGTTGGCCAGAATTGGATATATAATATGGCGGAAGAACGCGTTTTTATCTGCGTTATTGTTTTCTCCGAGACctagaaatgataaaaataacatCTGTCAAAAAGTAGTTTTTTAACGTATATATATTTCATGGGATGCATACAAATAATGTGGGGCTTTTCTTTTGATCCCAATTTAATCGATCCAATCGtgaaaagttcaaatgccctgAGGATGTGATTATTAAGTCTAGATAGTTACGCCTCATATCTTTTAGGCCATTCTAGATGCCAACCTAGTATGGCCTAAAGTTGCAATTTAGACTAGATTGCAACTTTGAGTTGTTCCATCAACAGTCTTTTAAGTAGAGAAAAAAAAGTCCGCATGGATATAACCATCCTCAAATGTCCGAGGACCAATCAAATATCACACAATCATTCTGACTTTCTTGACATAATGAATAAGTATTTTTCATTCCCAGGATACAACCACCTAATATAAACAGTTCACAGAATATTTACCAAAGTTTAACTTTTGCAGTTCATTCTTTTTCAACCCCCTCTCGTCCGCTGAGAATTTGAGGTAATGAACACACCAAAAAAATAAAGCACACGGACTATATTCTTTTCCCACTCGTATTATAGGGTCAGCTAAATATACGATCAGCCGACCTTCATCCTTGCTCATAAAAAAATCACTCGAAAACGGCGTATATCCTTCCAAACTTAAGCTTGCTAAAATAATCCCAATACAAAAAAGTCATGACGAATCAGATCCATCTTATTATAGACCAATGTCATTGCTTTCTGTTTTAGATCgtctttttgaaaaaatgttgcATTACCCTCTtgaggtggctcaatacagtttccagcacttatatttggatgggttgttataaccactctttatcactcgatgctacaatcatggtatcaaaaaactacTCAAttattggtgaacacgttgtcatcatttttttgacattataggttactatagcaacagtatgacctcttaaaaacacccttaattacagctttaggggcttataattaaaaaacggcaaggtgaaattttttttatattatcaacttttgataagtatgataagacgcaacttttggcaaagtttaaaaaactcTGTACATGGGGTTCACAGCCACCTTactttttcgaaaatttaatgTGGCAGTTAAATATTATATTGTCCACTTACCttcaaaaataagtaaaatagcTGGCATTATTGCTACATTAAGACATTTCGTACCTCTAGCTACTTTACATCGCATACACATCTCACTTATCCGATGTTATCCATTGTATGGTTGGTACAGTATCGAACACACGAGTCATGATAATCATATGCATGAATGCTTTCACTCCAAACTGTTATAAAACTAGTAATAGTTATCAGTAAAGCTGCTTCTATTCTTTTGCTCAGGAAATGGGTCATGGATGACGTGGTCTGAGTAAAAACGTTAATTTTATTGCCTTTTGTATATTTTATAGTCCCAAGACCCAAATCGATGTACTAGAAAACATGAACCAAGGCAGTGTATGCCATCCGTTGTACAAAACGATTTACTTGCACGTGCTACTCTCTCGCTTCTATTATATAGAAATATACGAAGTGAAACTGGACACCTAACTGTTTTGTTTATACAGGTATGAGATTTACAGTTTCAATCAATAGTCCTTTAAATAATAACGTAAAGACGTGTGTGTAGTTGATTTCACAGAATGCAAGTCAAATacgacttaaaaaaaaaaccatataAGTGATTTTCGATGTTGTCTTCTCTCCATTCGTTATAACCTAAGATAGGTTAACGAGCCGAAAATTGATTAAGTACTTTATAAATTTCCAGGTCAATATCTTAATTCTATTTAGGTTATAACAGGGAAGGTTAATGTAaacatttcaataaaatttaaattgtCATAGAAGACTAAAATAGAACGCTGAACCTTAGACAAACTTTGTTTCTCATAAAGAGGAACTTTAGTTATCAACCTAAAGATGTGGAAGCGGGTTCAAGCTAGTATAACGTCAATCTTTAAAGCACAATGGCTCTTTTTAATATAAAACGTAAGAAATAATAGAGGTGAAAACATTTTGTTTATACTACATGCCATGATCGTGAAAAACGCCGCATTCTGAATGTTTGCAGATATTTGCCGCATCATGCCAAGAGCCATTGCCTCTTGCAGCTCATTCTGAATCTCTGGTGATGTGtatttttcatctcttttcCGAAGCCACTCAATGATCTCTCGATTTTCTTGAGCCCGTAAATTCAGCAGCTGATGAAAATTGGAGTTCTCCTCAGACATCGTTACAGTGTTCCAGTCTCCTATCTGATACGTTcacaaagacttgatctggagggCTGAGTTGTGTCTGTCGTTTCCAGGTTGCCAGCTATTGTTGtggatggctccaaatcatGTTCATTTCCTTGTATTCGGActgtttcttcgactacaccaggctctgcGTCACTActgcatggttttacccacggTAAAAGTGTTCCcttcttgttttcgacacctcagcaaatgacatcagcggcgtgttgtatttagtcgaccctatgtggatattttctccacgaatatgggaagAACTTCCCAAtttctagggtagctgcgcatgcgccaacaaaataccaaagcaacagtacctctggacgtggtgccagagcgtcgtaccgaacgatgctccccgagatttcggctcggaggtcgcttttggaggcaagtttcagatacctgtcgccaggcagtgagggagagaaatgtcggcccctagaccatgcgtgacagaaccctttcgtccactcagctcgttGTATgattggtagcaattcctatatatatacaacaacattccagttatttcctccatgtggtacgtctAAGTGCCTCTTGCGGTGGTGcacatttgacaattgcgcatgcgctcttgcaaaAGCATTCTTttttatggttcagagccaaTAGAATAAGTCTGGTGTTTATcaatatggtacgcgctggtgcatactcGCACAAAATACAtcacatccacgcatgtgcattcgctgcacaaacaaaatagtccgttatctcgtttggatttctttttcggcggctcttgtgcAGACATtttaagactttcaatataaacgcggaaaagcctaagttttcCTCGTGTACagtagtatattttacactggcggacctcttagaaacTAAACAAGTctaagaggccaagttcagggattgtcattggtgcatttcgatccattttgcttctgtcttttTTGATGAcaaataagcagatattttaaagctttggtcgtttttggcagagcaaaaatacgattttgTTCTCagtttacacaattccaaattgcacagaagaacaacagtacataatcttacttTCTCAAACTAATTTATAATTCATAAAGTTAAATACAAATCACTACatgtataccacatcacgtgcatgtgtttggatacccaatgaaaaacaatatacCACTCTCCAGAgaaagtggtatataccacttagatatgcataattaatgacaacTTGCAGAAAAACAATGAATATTTATTACTCAGCAGTAACATTACTTTTAGAATCTTTCATATTCTTATTTGAACGAACTTCGACAGCCAGTAGTTGAGACCGCATGCAGACATATCTGTAATGGCCGTGTCCAAAGTTTGTACTCCTTCTTCAAAGTCTTACGTGGTAAAAAGGCCGCCGGGTTCCAAAGTACAGGACTTCACTACTCGATTCTgtttccattcctcgaaaacctTGCACGACCATTTGGTTTTACAAGCCGTTGATTTCGGTATTGCGTTATCAACACTTCTCTTCTCATCCTACACACTTTTCGGCTGCCGAAATCTCTCGAACGACTTTGTTGCTGTAAACATCCTGACCCAACGACAACTGAACTTGTAAATGCCAACAACTCCAGCAACTTTCGCATCTCAGAATAAATTAAATCGTATTATAAATGCAAATTCTGTAAGCTATACAGACCTACAATTATGCCCTCGCCAAATGGCTAGATGACAAACTAAAACCTCTCGTCACAAACCAGTATATGATAAGCGACACCTTTGGGTTCGTGAACGAGGTCCACGAATTGGTTATTAACAACGGAGATATTCTGGTTTCCTACGATGTTTCCTCCCTGTTTACCAATGTACCATTGGAGGAGACCATACAACTACTCGCCGACAAGGCTTTCACTAATAATTGGTTTAATGAAACGTACCATCTTAATCTCAATAAGCTGGACCTTGTTGATCTTCTTAGAGCGGCAACAAAGGACCAACTTTTCACGTTCAACGGCCAGCTATATGAACAGACCGACGGAGTTGCTATGGGCTCCCCCCTTGGTCCTCATGTGCGCTTTTATGTGCAGCATTGAAGAAACCCTGGAGCGTGAAGGCAAGATGCCCACGTATTACAAGAGGTTTGTCGACGACACTTTGACCATTATGCCAAGCAAAACATCAGCAGACAATTTCCTCGACATTTTGAACCAGTGTCATTCCTCTATTAAGTTCACCATGTAGACGGAGAGTAATAGCATGCTTCCTTTTTTGGGCATCTAGCTGCTCAATAAACATACTCGTGTTGAGACTTAGGTGTACGTTAAACCGACAAATACAGGCCTCCTTCTACATTACAAGAGCCATGTGGATGACCGATACAAACGTGGATTATTAAAAACTATGCTTGATCGTGCATATCGACTTTCATCCAATTGGCATTATTTGTCTGAAGAATGCGATCGACTGAAATTAGTGTTTTCTCGACTAAAATATCCTGACAATCTTGTTAACTCTACCATTTCACGGTTTGTTGCCGCCAGAGCATCTGATCAACCTGTTTCTTCACCTGCTGTCAGCGATCGATTGGACCCCATCCGTGTTGTCCTACCGTTTAAAGATCAGGCATCAGCTGATATTGTTCGCGCCCAACTTAAAGATTTAAGTCACAAGATTCAGACGACCGTACAACCTGTATTTGTAAGCCAGAAGATTGAACGAGACCTCAAATTGCGAGAAGCTAAGCCACCGATTGTAAACCATCAGTgccttgtttataaatttcaatgtgacctgtgcgatgcaggttatgttggtttcacacgccgtcatctacaccaacgtgttgaagaacacaaacattcttcttcgtcaattggcaatcattttcgcgacaaacattctttgggttctaaggatcttacaaagaactttaGTGTCTTACtgaagtgcacgaacaaatttgactgcctcgtctatgagatgttttttattcacgaaccGAGACCgactctcaatgtacaatctgactcaattcgtgctaaggtttttaattagttttttaattagctttttactagttgttctctttgtacatttttattgtccgtttacacctggaaatttcatggaaaattttTACTCTTCCtacgtacatatatatatttttactactTTATTTCACcactcacttgataatgaccgaagcacggtcgaaacgtcgtgttttaccgttagtttttatcgttaaaagtttTACGACATCCTTACTTATAAAATTGGAATAAACCGGTGAAAAACATCTTTGATATTGAAATTATCCAGGAAGGAATGTTAGatagcaaacaattctaattggaagtctttgtttatgatttgtttgagagtgatcatgaggagttatttccaaaactcgtgcttcgtgttttatcggggtatccaaacacctcgaaacaataaaagcactcggcctgcggcctcgtgctttcatttgtttctcggtgtttggataccccgataAAACACTTGCTCTCATTTTGGAAATAGTACATGATCAACAgtacttggaaactgtagcttccattgacagctgtccatgcattttagtaagcaaaattccattTTTTTAGCAGAATTTTATTCACATGTGAAAATTTCTGGGGGGGTTCGAGCCCCCCTGCCTCTCCCCCCTCTTCGGGCCTGTCTATAATCACATACTTTTAAAAGTTCCAGTTGAAATTCCTTGtcattgttactgttacttcAATAATGttactaataataaaaataactgtatTTATCCTAGTAAAATACCAGCCAGTCAATCAACAAAGGTTGATAGAGTGGTACTAATCGGTGACGAGTACCCAAGAATTTATAAAATGTTAACATGAAAGACAACGGTTTACAAATAATTACAGAGATATAACAAAATGATCTAAGCATTGATCTTACAAATATGATTGGCCCTGTCTAAGTTCATCAAGTAAGTAAATGTTCTGACCTTAAACTGTGCAAGCGTTCTCAGCTCACGTATCTCTCTTGGCAGTTTGTTTCAGGCACTCGCAGCCGAGAACTTAAATGAAGTCTGACCACATTTGGTCTTAACTAGTGTTGGATCTAACAATATCGGGTCTCTGACAGATCGACGATGTCTTTGTGATCGTTTTACTAAGTAGCCTGTCAATTGCATAGGGCAGTTAATATTGTTAATAATTTTGTACACATACTGTAACTTGATGAAACGCCGTCTATTATAAAGTGGTAGTAAAAACAATTTAGCGCGCATTTTTGAGTACACGTCTTCCGGTCAGCATGTAATGTTATTCGCATCACCCAATTTTGAAGGCGTTCTAAATATTGGGCGTTCTCCTTGCTGCATTCATCCCATAACGACGCATCCATAATCTAACAAAGGTGGCACAGTCTGTTTGTACATTCTGAGCAAACTATCGCCAGTAAGAAAAGACGAAATTCTGTTCAGCAGTTTCAATTTGAGGATACCCTGGATTGTATATAGGTTACATGTTTGCCCCAGCTCAGACAGTGGTGGATGTAAATTCCTAGGTACTTAAAGTAATCCGATTGTTTCATTGGTTTTCCGTCGAGAACAATCTGTAACGGTCGGGTATTCTTAACAGCGTGCTTGGATCCAATCAACATTACTTCGCATCTCTTGAGATTACTGATTAACCCGTTCTGATTCCACCATGATACAGTACTATCTAGTTCTTAGCTGACGCAATTTTCCGCAGCACTGATGTCTTTCgcttaaaaatggaaaatgtctTCCTCTCTGTTTATTGTTTCGCTTCTTAGGTGAGCAAATtggttcttgttttcggcccaacTGGTCccgacattgagccaggtcgatgcaCTTCTCTTAGTATTTTgcttttctgaattttctttcagtgcttgaCTCTCctgaatttcaaaatctggaaatCTTTCCGTCATTAACTCGCGCGACGAGATCATCTCGTGATTttggttaccatagtaactgtaattttggAGTACCTTTGCTCTCAGCCACGCAAATTGTAGAAATGTCTCAGGTAGAAGTATAGTCGGTGAAATTAAATATATCTAAGTCAATAATAGACTCTCAGATAATAGTGTTCAATAAAACTGAAACTATTCTAAAGCCTAATCTCCGCAGCAGTTTTTCGGAAGGGTTGCGTTACATCCCAAAAAACGGCCCGGATTGTTTTGACCAATGTGGTTTCAGCCAATGTAGTTGCGGGCTTTAAATACGCTGCTATAAACTTGAAAGAAACGTTTATCGCTTAATGGAAGTTGTCCAGTTTGTTGTATTAACGATGAATTAATGTGGAATTGTTTGTGAAACCTATTGATTGTGTTACGATGACATGTGCTTTTCCTCGGAAATCCGTGAAAACTGCTCCAACATTTAGACCTTAAATTGTGTGAGATTTAACGTGCCTGAATCAGCTGCAATATCATTGTAAAGTAACAAGACTTTCTTGTGGCGTACAGTATACTCTCAAATTCGATgtcacaaaaaatgttttttgtcaAATTATGTAATGTTCGGACGTTTATCAAAACGCTTCAGGTGGCAACTTCTCCGGAATGCGGAATTTCTTTGCCTTCCTGTTTGGAAAGTTTTGAAGGAGGAAGTTGTGCGGAAGTAATCGTTACTAGGAAATCAATCAACGAAATTAATCCAACGAaattaataacaacggaattAATCGTTTCTTCGAAAGCGAAATGGTTGATCCAAccgcaatagacctttttctcttttcttgttGTGCAATAAATACAGATCAATTGACGATAACCAAATAGTACTTTCTTGCAAAGTTGAACATTTTTATGCTCGCACgcagtctttttaatgaacatgacaaaggttcaaacctcctAGGTATCGTCACACGATCTGTGTTGGgaaacaaaatcgacaaaggTCTAAACTAAAAGATGTGAACTAAAAGAGAGACAACTAGACATCTAAACCAAGACATGACTATCAGCATGTTTGGAGGGAGTGTAATTGTCAGTAAGACAGCATTCAAATCACTACTAGACTGCTTCCGCTATACACTAGTACTGTACTGCTTCATGCATTCAAACAGGGAAATAGGAGTGAATGACTCAAGTGCCTCTTAGTAAATGAGACATTTTCACTTACTTGATTCCTCACTCATTACTAATTTGGATCTGTCCTATATTGTCACTGCAAATTTCAACCGAGGTCTCACTGGCTGTCTTTGTCAACAATACTAAAGCCAACTATATGATGGAGTGATTTATTTCGCAGGCGCTACGTAGAAATGAAACCTCTCCCCTTTGTTCCAATTGGCTACCCGAAGGTCTATTAACTTTGTTTACGAAAATGAGTAAAACGTATGGTACGTCATTGGTCAGATTAAGATGACAACCTGTCATTGCTTCAGTGTAACAACACTCAAGTCTGGAGGAACACAAAATTCACATTTTCAGTTTCGCCCAGAAAGCGAAAAATGCACATATAGTCATTTTCTCACGAGAATGGCGTCCAAAGGGTAAATGTCACTTAGCTTTTAATTTATTCCGAGAAAAAAGCTTTACACGGTAATGCCGTCAAATATGCAACTTGGAAAACAATGTCatagttactttttttttttaatttttttatgcaCATTCCTACGATATTTTACATCTTCATTTCCCCAAGATCATTCTTTTCTCTGACGGGTTtgatttgtttaattttttcttgattgcgcatggagaaaatatctccTACCGACGGGTGCTCACGACATGTAGGGTCAACGTAAAGAAGGTTCCTTTCCGGCTTTTCTAAGAAACTTTCCACCTTATAAACCAGTGAATACGCAGAAGTCACGTTTGGAAGCGCATTTAACTGTTGTGTAACTGAAGGAGATAAAGATAGCGTACTACCCGGGAAAGGAGGAGAGATGTACTTAATGAATTGTCTTTTTTCCCCTTGAATGAAAGCATTATTACCTAAAACTGCCGTACGTACACGAAGATCTAATGTGTCGATTCCCCTGTAGCTTACTTTTGCAAAACATAAATTGAGTGTCGTGAAAGTCGTTTCAAAAGGCCATCAAGGAGACGTGACTttcacattgatttttttcagttcagttttcaaagactaacCCCACCACATTAGCTTTCCGCGAAGGCTATAGGGGCCATGTTTCTTGTCAGCTGAATAGCGTCGCgcacaaatgacgtcaccaaaatAGAGACCCCctgcgtgactcagacaaacaaactgTTCAATGTGCCATTTCTTGTAAGGCGGTAGGTGAGATTATGTCTTTCGCGAGCACTTCAATTCGATCTTTTACGGTGCTCACCGAAGATGACAGCGTTCCGGGCTCGAAATTCGAGAGAGAGCCAGAATATTATACTGTGGATCAGTTAAAAAGGTGGTTGAAGTGCAGAGGATTGAAACAGGGAGGAAAACGCGAGGAAATTTTGAAGCGCGTGAAAGATTGCATATTTAGTGGGAGTTATCGTACTCTCGATTCTAGTATTGACGATGGAAAATGGTTCAccttaaaagccataaaagaaaatagtgaattgaaaggaaataacaGTGTAGTGTCGCTTCCAGTAATACCGACAACAGGCTGGCGAGAATTTCAATCCCACGACATTCCATCGCTCTTCAACTACGGTCATATACACTACTACGCGCTGGAATCGATTCAAAATGTGGGAAGTTTCAGTGACGAGGACGGACTCGGACATATGACCGACAAACCcatgaaaaatggaagaaagtatGTTGATTCAGGATTTGTTCACGACATGATGGACACGGGAACATCGCAGCATTACTTTGTGAGAGCTCACGTTTGGCCGTCGATGAAAACGGATCTTCCTCGCAATG includes:
- the LOC136922193 gene encoding L-gulono-1,4-lactone dehydrogenase-like: MSEESSLGENNNADKNAFFRHIIYPILANTDDDSEQSPLVHMIKDELKMKVHSDFSCWPDKPTLTPVTTVDEIIQAILTAKKEKKTLRVAGAQHSASAAIFPEDGVTLQLMGDLRKVEIQRIQWESEGIKYKKWLYCRIGAGCYLGKDPMDPTSTLENSACYQVAFHGFGFPELGGIIQQSVGGFISTGSAGGSLKHSFCDVIREIEFVDGNGKLQVAKPGTDLWAAVGVSMGLFGVITHVSFRLPRMNLVEGSEEVFDFADSMLGPNKDGNTKLKESLEKYEYVRVNWFPQKKVRRVQQWIGKRTSRGEIIHYKSIVSNILSAGMAAIALAICNCLLQEKHPTETDYDIIGAIVKSFVPLENVQQFRDKWFKALPMDNENHTDTVLRIDFTEIWIPIDQCQTVMDKLQDLFKNQQACGNLPTEIYGAKESPFWLSMSYNQKMVRVDPYWWDYNRGDKRQFFSYFWDVLLDIPGTRLHWGKYLPHPGQLCGKSTFSLAYLKGVYPKMDHWLKMREKMDPDQVFVTKYWRDILEIPSPSIQN
- the LOC136922198 gene encoding uncharacterized protein; the encoded protein is MLDRAYRLSSNWHYLSEECDRLKLVFSRLKYPDNLVNSTISRFVAARASDQPVSSPAVSDRLDPIRVVLPFKDQASADIVRAQLKDLSHKIQTTVQPVFVSQKIERDLKLREAKPPIVNHQCLVYKFQCDLCDAGYVGFTRRHLHQRVEEHKHSSSSIGNHFRDKHSLGSKDLTKNFSVLLKCTNKFDCLVYEMFFIHEPRPTLNVQSDSIRAKVFN